From the Nonlabens marinus S1-08 genome, one window contains:
- the miaB gene encoding tRNA (N6-isopentenyl adenosine(37)-C2)-methylthiotransferase MiaB, which produces MEKIIDENIQGTAMKVAPMEQNKRKLFIESYGCQMNFADSEVVASILATQGFNTTQNLEEADLVLVNTCSIRDKAEQTVRKRLEKYNAVKASHNPNMKVGVLGCMAERLKSKFLEEEKIVDMVVGPDAYKDLPNLIAEIDEGRDAVNVLLSRDETYGDVAPVRLQSNGVSAFVSITRGCDNMCTFCVVPFTRGRERSRDPYSILEEINDLASKGFKEVTLLGQNVDSYLWYGGGLKKDFKKASKMAKATAVDFAQLLHKVANAQPGMRVRFSTSNPQDISDDVLHAMAAHRNICDYIHLPVQSGSDRILKEMNRLHTRQEYMDLIDRVKAIIPGVAISQDMITGFPTETEEDHEDTLSLMRYVGYDFGFMFAYSERPGTLAARKMEDDVPAEIKQRRLVEIINLQQEHSAMRTAANLNNIVEVLIEKESKKSTDQWAGKTSHMLTTVFPKGDYKVGDMVMVRVDDCTGATLIGEAIGYSDMEGPVRYKA; this is translated from the coding sequence ATGGAAAAGATTATTGATGAAAATATACAGGGCACAGCGATGAAGGTTGCGCCTATGGAACAAAATAAAAGGAAGCTTTTTATAGAAAGTTACGGATGTCAAATGAATTTTGCAGATAGTGAGGTGGTTGCCTCTATACTAGCAACTCAAGGATTTAACACGACCCAAAACCTAGAAGAAGCTGATCTTGTATTAGTGAACACATGTTCTATACGTGACAAGGCAGAGCAAACGGTTCGTAAGCGTCTAGAAAAATATAACGCCGTCAAAGCCAGTCACAATCCTAATATGAAGGTGGGTGTCCTAGGTTGTATGGCAGAGCGATTAAAATCTAAGTTTCTAGAGGAAGAAAAGATTGTGGATATGGTGGTAGGGCCTGACGCTTACAAAGACTTGCCTAATCTTATTGCAGAAATTGATGAAGGAAGGGATGCCGTAAATGTTCTTTTATCCAGGGATGAAACTTATGGCGATGTTGCTCCTGTACGATTACAATCGAATGGAGTAAGCGCGTTTGTGTCTATAACCCGTGGGTGCGATAACATGTGTACCTTCTGTGTGGTGCCATTTACCCGTGGACGCGAGCGCAGCCGTGATCCTTATTCCATTCTTGAAGAAATCAATGATTTGGCTTCTAAAGGTTTTAAAGAAGTGACCTTACTAGGTCAAAATGTAGACTCCTATTTATGGTATGGTGGTGGTCTCAAAAAAGACTTTAAAAAAGCCAGCAAGATGGCTAAAGCTACCGCGGTAGATTTCGCCCAGTTATTACACAAGGTAGCTAATGCGCAACCTGGCATGAGGGTCCGATTTTCAACCAGCAATCCGCAAGACATTAGCGACGATGTGTTGCATGCGATGGCAGCACATAGAAATATTTGCGATTACATTCACCTACCAGTACAATCTGGAAGCGATCGCATCTTAAAAGAAATGAACCGCTTGCATACTCGCCAAGAGTACATGGATCTCATCGACCGGGTCAAAGCAATTATTCCTGGTGTGGCTATATCACAAGACATGATTACAGGTTTCCCAACCGAAACAGAGGAAGACCATGAAGACACCTTAAGTTTAATGCGCTATGTGGGTTATGATTTTGGATTTATGTTTGCTTACTCTGAGCGTCCAGGGACGCTAGCAGCTCGTAAAATGGAAGACGATGTTCCAGCCGAGATAAAACAACGTAGACTAGTAGAAATCATCAACCTACAACAGGAGCACAGCGCCATGCGCACCGCCGCAAACCTTAACAATATTGTAGAGGTCTTAATTGAGAAAGAATCTAAAAAATCTACCGATCAATGGGCTGGAAAAACCTCACACATGCTAACTACCGTCTTCCCGAAAGGGGATTATAAGGTGGGCGACATGGTGATGGTGCGAGTTGATGATTGCACTGGAGCAACCTTAATAGGTGAAGCCATAGGTTATAGTGATATGGAAGGTCCAGTTAGATATAAAGCATAA
- the topA gene encoding type I DNA topoisomerase, which yields MAKNLVIVESPAKAKTIEKFLGKDYTVASSFGHIADLPAKELGVDVDQNFEPKYIVSSDKKDLVKKLKKMAADSDMVWLASDEDREGEAIAWHLAEQLDLKKDKTKRIVFNAITKSAVQNAIDNPRSIDYDLVNAQQARRVLDRIVGYEISPILWRKVKGGASAGRVQSVAVRLIVEREQEIIDFKSDDFYRVDADFATKDKKTVKAKLPSNLSSRKEAEDFLELNKGAAYHVSDLVKKPAKKSPAPPFTTSTLQQEASRKLSFNVSRTMQLAQRLYEAGLITYMRTDSVNLSKEAKSGAKEEIEKAYGKDFHMERNYKGKSKGAQEAHEAIRPTDFHLHSAGADRDQTRLYELIWKRAIASQMSDAKLERTNVTIAADKHDKNFTASGEIVKFEGFLKVYLESTDDEDLEQEGLLPDLKKGQPLDNLGITATERFTRPPYRYTEASLVKKLEELGIGRPSTYAPTITTIQNRKYVEKGISMGEERSYVQLVLKKDAIKEVGLSETTGSSKGKLIPTDVGRVVNDFLVEHFKNILDYNFTARVEESFDNIAEGKEEWTDMMNHFYKDFHPTVTDVAENAEREVGERVLGTDPKTGKPISVRLGRFGAMAQIGTVEDEEKPQFASLLPSQSLNTVTLEEVMDLFKLPRTVGEYNGHPVEVNQGRFGPYVKFNEKTFVSLEEGDDPLTLTFERAGELIAQKEKADAPIYMYDEQPVTKGVGRFGPFIKWAGMFISVNKKYDFDNLSNDDIETLIKDKIQKEKDKLIVDWEEEGIRIEKARWGRHNVIKGKTKIELAKTIDPLKITLEEAKEMIAKKAPKKKTAAKKKTAAKKKAPAKKKTASAKAKKK from the coding sequence ATGGCAAAAAATCTGGTAATAGTGGAGTCGCCCGCTAAGGCGAAGACTATAGAGAAATTTTTAGGTAAGGATTATACGGTGGCATCCAGTTTTGGGCACATCGCTGACCTGCCTGCAAAGGAATTGGGTGTTGATGTGGACCAGAATTTTGAGCCTAAATATATTGTTAGCAGCGATAAAAAGGACCTTGTCAAGAAACTTAAAAAAATGGCGGCCGACTCAGATATGGTCTGGCTAGCTAGTGATGAGGACCGTGAGGGGGAAGCTATTGCATGGCACCTTGCCGAGCAATTGGACTTGAAAAAAGATAAAACCAAACGTATTGTATTTAATGCAATTACTAAAAGTGCTGTTCAAAATGCCATTGACAACCCTAGAAGTATTGATTATGATCTAGTCAATGCACAGCAGGCAAGGCGTGTGCTGGATCGAATTGTAGGTTACGAAATATCTCCTATTCTATGGAGAAAAGTAAAAGGTGGTGCTAGTGCCGGTAGAGTGCAATCTGTAGCGGTACGATTGATCGTGGAAAGGGAACAAGAGATCATCGATTTTAAAAGCGATGATTTTTATCGAGTAGATGCTGATTTTGCTACTAAGGATAAGAAAACGGTAAAAGCAAAACTTCCTTCTAATCTTTCTTCTCGTAAGGAAGCAGAAGATTTTTTAGAACTTAATAAAGGAGCTGCATATCATGTTTCTGACTTGGTTAAAAAACCAGCTAAAAAGTCACCGGCTCCACCATTTACAACTTCCACATTACAACAGGAAGCTTCTAGAAAGCTTTCATTTAATGTAAGCCGTACGATGCAACTGGCACAGCGACTGTATGAAGCCGGTCTCATTACATATATGAGAACTGACAGTGTGAACTTAAGTAAGGAAGCAAAGTCTGGGGCTAAAGAAGAAATTGAAAAAGCCTATGGAAAAGACTTCCATATGGAGCGCAACTACAAAGGAAAGTCAAAAGGAGCTCAAGAGGCACACGAGGCGATTCGTCCAACGGATTTCCATTTACACTCAGCCGGTGCAGATCGCGATCAGACCCGTTTGTATGAACTGATCTGGAAACGTGCGATCGCTTCACAAATGAGTGATGCAAAACTAGAGCGTACAAATGTCACGATTGCTGCAGACAAGCACGACAAGAACTTTACTGCCAGTGGAGAGATCGTAAAATTTGAAGGTTTCTTGAAAGTATATCTTGAAAGTACTGATGATGAAGACCTAGAACAAGAAGGCCTCTTGCCAGACTTGAAGAAAGGGCAACCATTAGATAACTTAGGAATTACTGCAACAGAGCGATTTACAAGACCGCCTTATCGTTATACAGAAGCTTCTCTGGTAAAAAAATTAGAGGAATTAGGAATAGGTCGACCATCTACTTATGCTCCAACCATTACGACGATACAAAATCGCAAGTATGTGGAGAAAGGAATAAGCATGGGTGAGGAGCGATCCTACGTGCAACTGGTTCTAAAAAAGGATGCGATTAAGGAAGTAGGACTTTCAGAAACCACAGGAAGCAGTAAAGGAAAATTAATCCCAACGGACGTAGGTCGCGTGGTAAATGATTTTCTAGTAGAGCATTTTAAAAATATACTGGACTACAACTTTACGGCGAGAGTCGAAGAATCCTTTGACAATATTGCAGAAGGAAAAGAGGAATGGACAGACATGATGAACCATTTCTATAAAGATTTTCATCCAACAGTAACTGACGTAGCTGAAAATGCGGAACGAGAAGTAGGGGAGCGTGTTCTAGGGACTGACCCTAAAACAGGCAAACCTATATCGGTAAGATTAGGGCGATTCGGCGCAATGGCGCAAATAGGAACCGTTGAGGATGAAGAGAAGCCTCAATTTGCTAGTTTATTACCTTCGCAATCTTTAAATACCGTTACCCTTGAGGAAGTCATGGACTTGTTTAAACTGCCACGTACAGTTGGGGAATATAACGGTCACCCAGTTGAGGTAAATCAAGGAAGATTTGGACCTTATGTGAAATTCAACGAGAAAACCTTTGTATCTCTAGAAGAAGGTGATGATCCATTGACCCTCACATTTGAACGTGCTGGAGAGCTTATTGCTCAAAAGGAAAAAGCAGATGCTCCTATATATATGTATGATGAGCAGCCTGTTACTAAAGGTGTGGGTAGATTTGGTCCTTTTATTAAATGGGCGGGCATGTTTATCTCAGTCAATAAGAAGTATGATTTTGATAACCTTTCAAATGACGATATTGAAACCTTGATCAAGGATAAAATTCAAAAGGAAAAGGATAAGTTAATCGTTGATTGGGAAGAGGAAGGCATTCGTATTGAAAAGGCTCGATGGGGTAGGCATAATGTGATCAAAGGCAAAACTAAAATTGAGCTAGCCAAAACCATAGACCCTTTGAAAATTACTTTGGAGGAAGCTAAGGAAATGATCGCTAAGAAAGCGCCCAAGAAAAAGACAGCTGCCAAGAAGAAAACCGCAGCTAAGAAAAAAGCACCCGCTAAAAAGAAGACCGCTTCCGCGAAAGCGAAAAAGAAATAA
- a CDS encoding formimidoylglutamase: MILEYLKPISETTVAHARIQEPRTLGETIRLHTAQDGLPDLDNADLAIISILENRKDANAVFQVESLDGVRRKLYELFPGNWHADIVDLGDIVAGDQVEDTYYVVRELTTYLLKENILPIFIGGSQDLMYPMYRAFDDYRTMINVVNIDSRFDLGNIEMPISSRSYVGKMVATEPYNLFNYSNLGYQTYFNSQDEISLLDRLYFDAVRLGELDSDITIAESVLRDADLVGIDIKSIRSGDLNYDKGDANGFQSAQMCRLSRYSGISDRLKAFGVFEIPAGDFELMWSAVSQVVWYFIEGYNYRSNEYPIDVSNGFLKYQVPIDDEVLTFYKSGKTERWWIELPFISHVNNKLKQYTLLPCDKKDYLEATNQILPERWLKARQKNEI; the protein is encoded by the coding sequence ATGATATTAGAGTATCTCAAACCTATCAGTGAAACGACAGTCGCACACGCTAGGATTCAGGAACCAAGAACTTTAGGCGAGACCATCCGGCTGCACACAGCACAGGATGGTCTTCCTGATTTAGACAATGCAGATCTTGCAATCATTTCTATTTTAGAAAATCGGAAGGACGCAAATGCTGTATTTCAGGTGGAAAGCCTGGATGGTGTCCGTAGAAAGTTATATGAACTCTTTCCAGGAAACTGGCATGCAGACATTGTAGATTTAGGAGACATTGTTGCAGGAGATCAAGTGGAGGATACGTATTATGTGGTTCGTGAACTCACCACATATTTACTTAAGGAAAATATCTTGCCCATTTTCATAGGTGGAAGTCAGGATTTGATGTATCCTATGTATAGAGCTTTTGATGATTACCGTACCATGATCAATGTGGTCAACATCGATAGTCGATTTGACTTGGGCAACATTGAGATGCCTATCAGTAGTCGAAGCTATGTTGGGAAAATGGTAGCGACTGAACCTTACAATTTATTTAATTACAGCAATTTAGGCTACCAGACTTATTTCAACTCACAAGACGAGATCTCCCTTTTAGACCGTTTGTACTTTGATGCAGTCCGATTAGGGGAGTTGGATTCTGATATAACCATAGCAGAATCCGTTTTAAGAGACGCTGATCTCGTCGGAATTGACATAAAAAGCATCCGATCTGGAGATTTAAATTACGATAAAGGGGACGCAAATGGGTTTCAATCTGCACAGATGTGCCGTTTATCGAGATATTCTGGAATCAGTGATCGATTAAAAGCGTTTGGAGTTTTTGAGATTCCTGCAGGTGATTTTGAGTTGATGTGGAGCGCTGTCTCACAGGTAGTTTGGTACTTTATTGAAGGCTATAATTATCGCAGTAATGAGTATCCAATTGACGTTTCTAATGGCTTTTTAAAATACCAGGTACCCATTGATGATGAGGTACTTACGTTCTATAAGTCTGGCAAAACAGAGCGTTGGTGGATCGAACTTCCATTTATTTCACATGTTAATAATAAACTAAAACAATACACGTTATTACCCTGTGATAAAAAAGATTATCTAGAGGCAACAAATCAAATTTTACCAGAACGCTGGTTGAAAGCTAGACAGAAAAACGAGATATAA
- the porK gene encoding T9SS ring complex lipoprotein PorK/GldK yields MKKLLMLVAIVAFLASCGKGDRGQLVGVKGKKWHPEKPYGMTLVPGGAFIMGKADDDIAATLNAPAKTVTVTSFYMDETEITNTEYRQFTEWVRDSTLRMRLAIMADDNGLTPGSGGTGEFAFKDAAANPSVWQQYVLDNYVGLGETGYEGRYLNWDEELIWDTEDIPDEYYAEAYDSMYIPYEEAYNGVRTIDVNKLIYRYSVQDIEKAARNPGLKRKDFISQKEVKVYPDTTVWIRDFNYSYNEPMHNDYYYHAAYDDYPVVGVNWTQAKAFCQWRTNYNNRDRRQRKNLEDVPAYRLPTEAEWEYAARGGLESATYPWGGPYAKNDRGCFMANFKPLRGDYAADQALYTVEAESYEPNDYNLYNMSGNVAEWVNSSYEPGAYEYMSTMNPVVNDESNMRKGVRGGSWKDVSYFLEVGTRDYEYQDSARSYIGFRTVQSYVGTDVTLNASTN; encoded by the coding sequence ATGAAAAAGTTACTTATGCTAGTAGCAATTGTCGCTTTTCTTGCCAGTTGTGGTAAAGGGGATAGAGGACAGTTGGTAGGTGTAAAAGGTAAAAAATGGCACCCTGAAAAGCCTTACGGCATGACACTAGTTCCAGGAGGAGCCTTCATTATGGGTAAAGCCGATGATGATATTGCCGCTACATTAAATGCTCCCGCAAAAACCGTTACAGTGACCTCCTTTTACATGGATGAAACTGAGATTACAAATACAGAGTACCGTCAATTTACGGAATGGGTTCGAGACTCTACTTTGAGAATGCGTCTAGCTATTATGGCAGATGATAATGGTTTAACACCCGGAAGTGGTGGAACTGGAGAATTTGCATTTAAAGATGCAGCAGCAAATCCTTCCGTATGGCAACAATATGTTTTAGACAACTATGTAGGCTTAGGTGAAACAGGCTATGAAGGGCGTTACTTAAATTGGGACGAAGAGCTCATTTGGGATACTGAAGATATTCCTGATGAATATTATGCGGAGGCGTACGATTCCATGTATATCCCATATGAGGAGGCTTACAATGGTGTTCGCACCATTGACGTGAATAAATTGATTTATCGCTACTCAGTTCAGGATATTGAAAAGGCTGCTCGTAATCCAGGATTGAAGCGCAAAGACTTTATCAGTCAAAAAGAAGTAAAGGTTTATCCAGATACCACGGTATGGATACGGGATTTCAATTATAGTTACAATGAGCCTATGCACAATGATTATTATTATCATGCCGCATATGATGATTACCCTGTGGTAGGAGTCAATTGGACACAAGCGAAAGCTTTTTGTCAATGGAGAACTAATTATAACAATAGAGATCGCAGACAGCGTAAAAACCTAGAAGATGTTCCAGCTTACCGTTTACCGACTGAGGCAGAATGGGAATACGCCGCTCGCGGTGGTCTAGAAAGTGCGACTTATCCATGGGGAGGTCCTTATGCAAAGAACGATCGTGGTTGTTTTATGGCAAACTTTAAGCCATTACGTGGTGATTATGCAGCAGATCAAGCATTATACACTGTAGAGGCAGAGTCTTACGAGCCTAACGATTACAACTTATATAATATGTCTGGTAACGTTGCAGAATGGGTCAACTCTTCCTATGAACCTGGAGCTTATGAGTACATGTCTACCATGAACCCAGTTGTCAATGACGAGAGCAACATGCGCAAAGGCGTTCGAGGTGGATCTTGGAAGGACGTTTCTTATTTCTTGGAAGTAGGCACGAGAGATTATGAGTACCAAGATTCTGCAAGAAGCTATATTGGTTTCAGAACCGTTCAGTCTTATGTTGGAACAGATGTGACTCTTAACGCATCTACCAACTAG
- the porL gene encoding type IX secretion system motor protein PorL/GldL encodes MAQSKTTKKLFNMAYGLGASIVIIGALFKILHWELPLGFATLTGGTLLAIGLLTEAAIFAIAAFEPVDDDIDWSIVYPELAGGPASAKAKTTVVEEQEAQGMLSQKLDAMLKDAKVDAALMESLGTSIRSFEGAAKGMAPTAEAMSSTKKYSEEMALAAAQMESLNSLYKVQVESTARQAEVNEQVAQNAGRLKDQMEGLANNLSSLNGVYGNMLGAMKG; translated from the coding sequence ATGGCACAATCTAAAACAACAAAGAAATTATTTAACATGGCCTATGGTCTAGGGGCATCCATCGTTATCATCGGTGCACTTTTCAAAATCCTTCACTGGGAATTGCCACTAGGATTTGCAACCTTAACAGGTGGTACTCTTTTGGCTATAGGACTTCTTACTGAGGCGGCTATTTTTGCCATTGCAGCCTTTGAACCAGTGGATGATGATATAGACTGGTCCATTGTATATCCAGAACTTGCTGGTGGTCCCGCTTCCGCGAAAGCGAAAACTACAGTAGTTGAAGAACAAGAGGCACAAGGGATGTTGTCTCAAAAATTAGACGCTATGTTGAAAGACGCTAAAGTGGATGCCGCTTTGATGGAAAGTCTAGGAACCAGCATACGTAGCTTTGAAGGAGCAGCCAAAGGAATGGCTCCAACAGCTGAAGCGATGTCATCTACTAAAAAATACTCTGAGGAAATGGCACTTGCTGCCGCCCAGATGGAATCCTTGAACAGTTTGTATAAAGTACAAGTAGAAAGTACAGCAAGACAAGCAGAGGTAAATGAGCAAGTAGCTCAAAATGCAGGTCGTCTTAAAGATCAAATGGAGGGTCTAGCAAATAACTTAAGCAGCCTCAATGGCGTTTATGGAAACATGCTAGGAGCCATGAAAGGATAA
- the porM gene encoding type IX secretion system motor protein PorM/GldM has product MAGGQGPRQKMINLMYLVFIAMLALNMSKEVLTAFGLIEESVAENNANLEVRNEASFAALAAKAQEQPKQYQEAAEAAAKVTEISEQFDSYIAGIKAEMMATVDPENQDDFQSQDKTDFLDTKFFQGDGLSADGKEFIQQMDAYRNGMIAALPENGYDDLKADIKDKFDTSDVPSVRSEPDSEKISWLNWRFEGFPLIASKTNLTQMQNEIKNAEADVLGQLLQGELIEIASMNNYTSIVNLEKGAFFNGENVKGEVVLGRYDDNMKPTKVVINGAEVPASQIQNGRVMLNFGAGAVGDKVIKGEMTFMENGTEVKIPIEQKYSVIGRPNSATISADKMNVVYRGVDNPMTISFAGVDPSKVSASAPGLSARGGSSYMMKPTGGAEVKINVTATLPDGSTSPDSKVFRIKDLPNPTGLISGEFDGVRKNRANLAISTVSAAFLDFDFDLTPTVTEFILKVQGQPGIKVSGNKLSPAAQSALQRAPQGSIVQIAQIKATVPGVRLKAVTPVSVELTD; this is encoded by the coding sequence ATGGCAGGAGGACAAGGCCCAAGGCAGAAGATGATTAACCTAATGTATCTGGTTTTTATCGCTATGCTAGCCCTAAACATGAGTAAAGAGGTTCTAACTGCTTTCGGTCTTATAGAAGAAAGTGTCGCAGAAAACAATGCGAACTTAGAAGTTAGAAACGAAGCATCTTTTGCAGCTTTAGCAGCAAAAGCTCAAGAACAACCTAAACAATATCAAGAAGCAGCTGAAGCTGCTGCAAAAGTTACTGAAATCAGCGAACAGTTTGATAGCTACATCGCAGGTATTAAAGCGGAAATGATGGCTACTGTAGATCCTGAAAATCAGGATGACTTTCAATCTCAGGACAAAACAGACTTTTTAGATACTAAGTTTTTTCAGGGAGATGGTCTATCAGCTGACGGTAAAGAATTCATCCAGCAAATGGATGCGTACCGCAATGGTATGATTGCCGCTCTTCCAGAGAATGGTTATGACGATCTGAAGGCAGATATCAAAGATAAATTTGATACAAGTGATGTTCCATCGGTTAGAAGTGAACCGGATAGTGAAAAAATTAGCTGGTTGAACTGGCGATTTGAAGGCTTTCCGCTAATTGCTTCTAAAACCAACTTGACTCAAATGCAAAACGAGATCAAAAATGCTGAGGCAGATGTTTTAGGACAGTTGCTGCAAGGTGAATTAATCGAGATTGCATCCATGAATAACTACACATCTATTGTAAACCTGGAGAAAGGAGCATTTTTCAATGGGGAGAACGTCAAAGGTGAAGTAGTTCTGGGACGTTATGACGATAACATGAAGCCTACTAAAGTGGTCATCAATGGAGCTGAAGTTCCTGCAAGCCAAATCCAAAATGGACGAGTGATGTTGAACTTTGGCGCGGGTGCCGTAGGTGATAAAGTCATCAAAGGTGAAATGACATTCATGGAAAATGGGACAGAGGTTAAGATCCCTATAGAGCAAAAGTACTCAGTGATAGGAAGACCTAATTCTGCTACCATCAGCGCAGATAAAATGAATGTGGTTTATCGTGGAGTTGATAACCCGATGACGATATCATTTGCAGGTGTGGATCCTAGTAAAGTATCCGCTAGTGCCCCAGGATTGAGTGCGCGTGGTGGTTCTAGTTACATGATGAAACCAACAGGTGGAGCCGAAGTAAAAATTAACGTGACTGCAACATTACCTGATGGTTCTACTTCGCCAGATTCAAAAGTTTTCCGTATTAAAGATCTTCCTAATCCAACTGGGTTAATAAGTGGAGAGTTTGATGGAGTTCGTAAAAACAGAGCGAACTTAGCAATATCAACTGTATCTGCTGCGTTCTTAGATTTCGACTTTGACTTGACACCTACCGTAACTGAGTTTATCCTCAAAGTCCAAGGGCAGCCAGGTATTAAAGTTTCAGGTAATAAACTAAGTCCAGCAGCACAAAGTGCCTTGCAACGTGCGCCTCAAGGCTCTATTGTACAAATAGCACAAATTAAAGCAACAGTACCTGGAGTACGTTTAAAAGCGGTAACACCAGTATCTGTAGAGCTTACAGACTAA